A window of Hemibagrus wyckioides isolate EC202008001 linkage group LG03, SWU_Hwy_1.0, whole genome shotgun sequence contains these coding sequences:
- the LOC131348430 gene encoding tetratricopeptide repeat protein 9A gives MMMSLDRSGCEGKIAPEGVTGSLGQPPPRAQLSAVVRAREMRSLQQHQQQNQHHHHLHHHLHHHHHAGGAREPDELLRRALDFKTQGTQCYRDKKYREAIGKYHRALLEMKGLGRALGFGDADVSARSPSRSGLTEEQRGAAESAELECYNSLAACLLQMELVNYERVKEYCLKVLRKEGENFKALYRSGVAYYHLGDYNSALHYLQESHKQEPTDTNVIRYIQLTEMKLRRIAQGKKDPV, from the exons ATGATGATGAGTCTGGACCGGTCCGGGTGTGAAGGGAAGATCGCACCGGAGGGCGTTACTGGCTCTCTGGGGCAGCCGCCACCGCGCGCTCAGCTTTCCGCCGTTGTGCGCGCGCGTGAGATGCGTTCTCTTCAACAGCATCAGCAGCAGAAccagcaccatcatcatcttcatcaccatcttcatcatcaccaccacgcTGGCGGTGCGCGCGAGCCCGACGAGCTGCTAAGGCGTGCGCTGGACTTTAAGACGCAGGGCACGCAATGCTATCGGGACAAGAAGTACCGCGAGGCCATCGGTAAATACCACCGCGCGCTGCTCGAGATGAAAGGACTGGGCCGCGCGCTCGGGTTCGGGGACGCTGACGTCAGCGCGAGATCTCCTAGCAGGTCGGGGCTAACGGAGGAACAGAGGGGAGCGGCAGAGAGCGCGGAGCTCGAGTGCTACAACAGCCTGGcag cgtgTCTGTTACAGATGGAGCTGGTGAATTATGAGAGGGTGAAGGAGTACTGTCTGAAAGTCCTcaggaaggagggagagaacTTTAAAGCTCTGTACCGCTCGGGCGTGGCCTATTATCACCTGGGAGACTATAACTCCGCCCTACACTACCTGCAGGAGTCCCACAAACAGGAACccacag atacCAACGTGATCCGCTACATCCAGCTGACTGAGATGAAGCTCCGCCGAATTGCTCAGGGAAAGAAGGATCCTGTGTAG